The Vespula vulgaris chromosome 2, iyVesVulg1.1, whole genome shotgun sequence genome has a segment encoding these proteins:
- the LOC127061486 gene encoding dmX-like protein 2 isoform X1, producing MNCHQILSGACNAGDRCYAVGSVEGISFTAYAAGCNIVILANNFERVQIIPGAVHNYIRISCLDCSTDTGKIAAAYENQVCIFEPTPLIHSTCSHQLEYRWVQTGSLQTESNITSLSWNLEGTRLLTGGELLQLWHQNIMPFQEEHTTKAKALQSEENTMSGNDQNVTTHSSQDPGAVTFSIGGEAESPGPGDSNNANDPGAWNCVWKCRTATPVHLMRFSPDGTLFATTGMNDRLVKIWFENKQIFPLRSVDQSNFSQSLSSDSYSFVYVAHPRAVTHLSWRKTSKYMPKGSVSNMLVTSCRDNICRVWTETIPPEIEGLANMSQFEGSDRHGHHGKHRHHNMHKHRFMQRLKHMKTCFHIRRHAKQQHQAGHAAPTLPTLPSTYSVHDFHNNYQSSGHYPGMHFHLAASINAETDIPLVPSLITGDPEREPNFILHWLNNKEMHFTMQAESILQELTRKVVEKEEGLQQQEVDHIDHDSEDEYTLRSILSCYDILHAEKGNRSQSAQKQGVGGRSASQEDHSSDEHHTTHTTSSHHSLAHSAHSHQSLSNTTSINSIATDATSSMNHAPDSLDTKIETLLRDWHHNPDLLFSIHPIDGSFLIWHIEWLDEYHPGSFRQAQISFSTRIPNAFPLGDASTMSHNVSMYSHNTGGPLLNIREVAKSSTKPTDQFFKAAEVTTPLPSLIEQDEEQSTLTSRAGQELLTTVQHADQGQNKTTSTGVNNAETGKNQETVNDLLTHPSPMVSMVSKHSNGTLNLWQLTFADKTKFSQVLSIGHACRASGHRFRVNDITCHPVLPLLVTTSHHNIPEFSNTCSQNSDTTEHVDHKQDENKSKDMPSAVCINGFCSELILWRVDAVGPLSKSGGVSELARINSPEISAFSNVAWIPTLLPSTTLGNLSNSPSACFVASDGECLRVYQAVIDARTLLAEVSISERRSRMMDSMASLSTDISSDDGIRHSIHDRIKIVSQQSTARPGCIIQLDAIDDATHDWQNTQFLHVFQEQLITGERSDEKQCGVDTSSNDLGLMESTLDAMVDLQQSAIFEEPFYIVVLERTQQGTTVHMWRLVIASQPETTGLSGSMMYVPDSHLVQDEDEEGTPGRSSHQEGRRSRRPSQNGYRSRRESQAEYDTAFLHHRHNSHVLITTTKVCTQELPLPDGVEVIHAAPAAGHLSSSSIYPACFAPYIIVTACSDSTIRFWKCKVTKTIPDKLDYEWCEWEMVRKDQESTIDITGQPLNISAAYSGRIACAYKYGKSFTRPTKSDPDSRYVNLCVAIYECESTGGSEWILEDTIHLKNIHLPRIPVDQHLDLSYLYDSRFLQKKQRLTQVLQTLSHEDIRSPRNGENGESTKSNAGLLAVPSFSTLQSLRKSIIENGNTCPLTQKHLVQLDWVSKEDGSHILTVGVGSKIMLFTPVCSDLAQANMKAMKESQSSNRPILRKTSSLAQPQFVDEIRWMKLRKIELTTADGLPPLPMQISWVRDGILVVGMDSEMHVYSQWKPSPKKDCFHSNLQHQESDEFQASRNLRDEDLRTLAQETSQRRLANVSSMPHLSRVSSINLTMLDAKKKRGIQNENVSFDYMPDYGLFEASRIACPVLPQYHPKQLMELLNSGKIRWVKAILSHLVRCIGSSCSLRVDDENVVKQRGGWSRSRTMSVSYVGTTSPLEPRGSTTQIPEELTLDYAEITSISPLPLWTLLIADKETNAVQQNEDKQDYNELFDSTLEEGDSLDDMLDEDYDCSHQKDRRASVPERQGISHFGPRQGRMLSRLLTHTHLPGLSSLDQMHLLALADTVSTCNVDFAERFAIDAAKNAIAKENLTGIPDGEAVSMDSLDDCGLRFLLAMKHYNYLIRCLPLAQRAQFQKQGISSNNLVWAFHSESEEELLGLIPSYAKGQPKWSVLKELGVGWWIRSNIVLKRCIDKIAKAAFQQHQDPLDAAIYYLAMKKKNLVWGLFRNKKDDRMTSFFANNFTENRWRKAALKNAFALLGKQRFEHAAAFFLLAGALKDAIDVCLDKLNDIQLAMVIARLYEDDTTSPHMRRLLYEEILGCDKDGQNQDMNKCHPDPFLRSMALWILKDHSGSLNTLLLTNVGSMHPQYNDESDKPEGATANPNVFNFYVYLRTHPLLIRQYIASTAQDKKKGHSVVISGFSYGTEVKTQPDKHLTLEDSITPLERQLYFTTAHAHFKAGCPALALEVLSKLPSKVMDTNCENSPSLLNSPTKSRTQDVQIDTGIIVWGGETKPTSDTQESAASIDWGVTNWSQPIVRQTEELVLNWDDDNADNEDGDSPPLSMKMDGNQNGTVNKLDKEEELAKPSGQLDIMAQQLKFVACLKILMEELSTLATGFEVDGGQLRYQLYVWLEREVDALRQLCNYSVNTDGDANNTSEYEGGMVDDVPPCRAGEQPTLHEILVAEKLDFEAKVQRAAKRKKWLKANETLLRTLLSYCSLHGASGGGLASVRMELVLLLQELQQEKTQQQLLSPLPFPTTLPLLSASVACNKTVVADPVRHLQSLAHDMLQTLVELRNPPMPNRNTYCREVFIMRDLAVALSACIYQSLCDSDTFVMKHHQPDSFPVVAEIETFSGGHLVASNRYHRRYSTDDGVCITTSPSKWPGVTNLRALLAREKDEDTPKLNILLCETFVATYMSLFVYALSSCDSHILYRLVGQCFDNSTWSCLFGGGVKKLLRVASTSSQSANTNAIEKAEISNENQSTTSAMWNTMTSLTKQRMKLNMKLLGQFTGQQPNMKEDKPTYREQFVSPQMSMVSYFLMKPRIESEYADEIDYDSSDSAVSDLDSSEDEEDVFDTNSKPKNKPKDNIEHSNPNSHSWCIIRLAIVKILQKQLQDFLNVAGIEMQELPVSSPLIHGTLGIVAQWQETLREELESKGPAPINYIPGCTPDPAPTPGKPAIHKYRALLEKGNTPFNTRMASAAPANRLWCYLVRQELVQDIFIRAVFGKRRSLSSILDSNQTAVDNLNRGEDKGSDSGTTSVAEPVRIIHKEQDSISAFCLNQVNGGLMALATPREVQEMNISLLLELPSWLEDECEFDIINLNKQQDAEPVQPTSFLVIQTAADRPLLAQSPQSNSPQPQSGIASQSGRGASVMKGMPAFPGSHDLRFCQFVADRSKHLLQPILKHKIDGIRRISSHPLLPLYLTGSQDGSVSLWEWGHQTAVATPRPPGTFAKVTRVRFSQHGNKFGVADSDGHLSLFQVACREGTARPFFNYQCHSKVTADFVFLGACSLVATAGHGSEGRNVALWDTLLPQNKSLIQGFTCHEQGASSLVLAPQHQLLISGGKKGDINIFDVRQRQQRHRFQAHESAIKCLALDPHEEFFVSGAGDGDIKIWGLTVHCLLHSFPAEHPRSSFFKNIGQGVTQLHVDSAGRLFSCGADGSMKVRQLPERDCVVHALY from the exons ATGAATTGTCATCAAATATTAAGCGGGGCCTGCAATGCAGGCGACCGCTGCTACGCTGTCGGTTCTGTCGAGGGTATATCTTTCACG GCATACGCCGCTGGCTGCAACATTGTCATTTTGGCTAACAATTTTGAGCGTGTTCAAATTATACCAGGAGCTGTACACAACTATATTAGGATTAGCTGTTTGGATTGTAGTACAGATACGGGAAAAATTGCTGCAGCTTACGAAAATCAAGTCTGCATATTTGAGCCAACGCCATTGATACATAGTACTTGTTCACAt CAATTGGAATATCGTTGGGTTCAAACAGGAAGTTTACAAACAGAGTCTAATATCACTTCTTTGTCATGGAACTTAGAAGGAACAAGGTTATTAACAGGTGGCGAGCTTTTACAATTATGGCATCAAAATATTATGCCATTTCAAGAAGAGCATA CTACAAAGGCAAAAGCGTTACAATCAGAAGAAAATACTATGAGTGGAAATGATCAAAATGTTACCACACACTCTTCCCAAGATC CTGGAGCAGTGACATTTTCTATCGGAGGTGAAGCTGAAAGTCCAGGACCTGGGGATTCCAATAATGCTAATGATCCAGGTGCATGGAATTGTGTATGGAAATGTCGTACAGCTACACCAGTACATCTTATGAGATTTAGTCCAGATGGAACTTTATTTGCAACAACTGGGATGAATGACAGATTAGTCAAAATTTGgtttgaaaataaacaaa tTTTTCCATTGCGAAGTGTAGatcaatcaaatttttctcAATCATTATCGAGTGATAGTTACAGCTTCGTATATGTAGCACATCCACGTGCTGTAACTCACTTATCATGGAGAAAAACAAGTAAATATATGCCcaa agGCTCAGTATCTAACATGTTGGTAACTTCATGTCGGGATAATATTTGTCGAGTGTGGACAGAAACCATACCACCTGAAATAGAAGGTTTGGCTAATATGAGTCAATTCGAAGGTTCGGACAGACATGGGCATCATGGAAAACATCGCCATCATAATATGCATAAACATAGATTTATGCAACGACTAAAACATATGAA AACATGTTTTCATATTCGTCGCCATGCTAAACAACAACATCAAGCAGGCCATGCGGCACCTACTTTGCCAACTTTACCTTCAACGTATTCTGTGCATGactttcataataattatcaaagttCTGGCCATTATCCAGGCATGCACTTCCACTTAGCAGCAAGCATTAATGCAGAGACTG ATATTCCATTAGTACCAAGTTTGATAACTGGAGATCCTGAAAGAGAaccaaattttattttgcattggcttaataacaaagaaatgCATTTTACCATGCAAGCTGAAAGTATTTTACAAGAGCTTACACGTAAGGttgtagaaaaggaagagggatTGCAACAACAAGAAGTTGATCACATAGATCATGATTCAGAGGATGAATATACATTAA GAAGCATCTTATCCTGTTATGATATACTCCATgcagaaaaaggaaatcgatCGCAAAGTGCACAGAAACAAGGTGTTGGTGGACGATCCGCAAGTCAAGAAGATCACAGCAGTGATGAACATCATACTACACATACTACTTCCTCTCATCATAGCTTGGCTCATAGTGCACATTCTCATCAAAGTCTTAG CAATACTACATCTATAAATTCTATTGCAACAGATGCAACATCTTCAATGAATCATGCACCAGATTCGTTAGatacaaaaatagaaacattATTAAGAGACTGGCATCATAATCCAGATTTGCTTTTCTCAATTCATCCTATAGATGGAAGCTTTTTGATATGGCATATTGAATGGTTAGATGAATATCATCCTGGTTCGTTTAGACAAGcacaaatttcattttctacacGAATACCAAATGCATTTCCTCTTGGTGATGCATCTACTATGAGCCACAATGTATCCATGTATTCTCATAATACTGGAGGACCGTTACTCAACATTCGAGAAGTTGCAAAATCTTCAACTAAACCTACAGATC aattttttaaagctGCTGAAGTAACAACACCATTACCAAGCCTTATTGAACAAGATGAAGAGCAATCAACATTAACTTCAAGAGCAGGACAAGAATTACTGACTACTGTACAACATGCTGATCAAGGTCAAAATAAAACAACGTCCACAGGTGTTAATAATGCAGAGACTGGAAAGAATCAAGAAACtgttaatgatttattaacTCATCCTAGCCCAATGGTATCAATGGTATCAAAGCATTCTAATGGAACATTAAATCTGTGGCAACTTACATTTGCTGATAAGACGAAGTTCTCTCAa GTCCTAAGTATAGGCCATGCATGTAGAGCTTCTGGACATCGTTTTCGAGTAAATGACATTACTTGTCATCCTGTTCTTCCATTATTGGTAACAACTTCGCATCATAATATACCTGAGTTTTCTAATACTTGTTCTCAAAATTCAGATACTACAGAACATGTAGATCATAAGCAGGATGAGAATAAATCAAAAGATATGCCATCGGCTGTATgcataaat ggCTTCTGCAGTGAATTAATTCTTTGGAGAGTAGATGCTGTTGGACCTTTATCTAAAAGTGGCGGAGTTTCTGAATTAGCACGAATTAATTCTCCAGAAATTTCTGCATTTAGTAATGTTGCCTGGATTCCAACATTATTACCAAGCACAACATTAGGCAATTTATCTAATTCTCCTAGTGCTTGTTTCGTTGCTAGTGATGGAGAATGTCTTAGAGTTTATCAAGCTGTTATTGATGCTAGAACTTTGTTAGCAGAAGTATCTATCAGTGAAAGAAGGAGCAGAATGATG gattcAATGGCCAGTCTTTCCACGGATATTTCATCTGATGATGGTATTAGACATTCTATACacgatagaataaaaatagtcTCTCAACAATCAACAGCTAGACCAGGATGTATAATACAATTAGACGCTATCGATGATGCTACTCAT gATTGGCAAAACACTCAGTTCCTTCATGTATTCCAAGAACAATTAATTACTGGCGAAAGAAGTGATGAAAAACAATGTGGAGTAGATACATCAAGTAATGATTTAGGTCTTATGGAATCGACATTAGATGCTATGGTGGATCTTCAACAATCCGCAATTTTTGAAGAACCATTTTACATCGTGGTATTAGAAAGAACTCAACAAGGAACAACAGTACATATGTGGCGTTTAGTTATTGCATCACAACCTGAGACAACAG gaTTATCAGGATCAATGATGTATGTCCCAGATTCTCATTTAGTCCAAGATGAAGATGAGGAAGGTACACCTGGACGATCTAGTCATCAAGAAGGTAGAAGATCCCGTAGACCAAGTCAAAATGGATATAGAAGTAGACGTGAAAGTCAAGCTGAATATGATACAGCATTCCTTCATCACCGACATAATAGCCACGTTCTTATAACAACTACCAAAGTTTGCACTCAAGAATTACCATTACCAGATGGAGTGGAg GTAATACATGCAGCTCCAGCAGCAGGCCACTTAAGTAGTTCATCTATTTATCCTGCTTGTTTTGCACCATACATAATTGTAACAGCGTGCAGTGATAGTACCATACGCTTTTGGAAATGTAAAGTTACAAAAACTATACCAGACAAACTTGATTATGAATGGTGTGAATGGGAGATGGTCAGGAAAGATCAAGAATCTACAATTGATATTACtg GTCAACCGTTAAATATTAGTGCAGCTTATAGTGGTCGTATTGCTTGTGCTTATAAATATGGCAAATCATTTACACGTCCTACAAAAAGCGATCCTGACTCAAGATATGTAAACCTTTGTGTTGCAATATATGAATGTGAAAGTACAGGTGGCAGTGAATGGATTCTAGAGGACACGATTCATTTGAAGAATATTCATTTGCCTCGAATTCCAGTAGATCAACATTTAGATCTTAGCTATTTGTATGATAGTAGATTTTTACAGAAAAAACAAAGGCTTACGCAAGTTTTACAGACTCTCAGTCACGAAGATATAAGATCACCAAGGAACGGCGAGAATGGAGAAAGCACGAAATCTAACGCtg GTTTGCTAGCAGTTCCTTCATTCAGTACTCTTCAATCTTTACGAAAATCAATCATAGAAAATGGTAACACGTGTCCGCTGACACAAAAACACTTAGTTCAATTGGATTGGGTATCCAAAGAAGATGGTTCACATATATTAACAGTTGGTGTTGGATCAAAAATTATGTTGTTCACTCCAGTCTGCTCTGACCTTGCCCAAGCAAATATGAAAGCAATGAAGGAATCTCAAAGCAGTAATAGACCAATACTAAGAAAAACTTCATCACTAGCACAACCACAATTTGTAGATGAAATTCGATGGATGAAATTAAGAAAGATCGAATTAACTACAGCCGATGGATTGCCACCTTTACCTATGCAAATATCATGGGTGAGAGATGGTATCTTAGTTGTTGGTATGGATTCAGAGATGCACGTTTATTCACAATGGAAACCAAGTCCAAAGAAAGATTGTTTCCATTCAAATCTACAACATCAGGAATCAGATGAATTTCAAGCAAGTAGAAATCTAAGAGACGAAGATTTGAGAACTTTAGCTCAAGAAACGTCGCAACGAAGATTGGCTAATGTATCATCTATGCCACATTTATCGCGCGTTAGTAGTATTAATCTAACGATGCTCGATGCTAAGAAAAAACGTGGGATACAAAATGAGAATGTTAGTTTCGATTACATGCCTGATTATGGTCTTTTTGAAGCATCAAGGATAGCTTGTCCTGTGCTACCGCAATATCATCCGAAACAGTTAATGGAATTGTTAAATTCTGGGAAAATTCGATGGGTTAAAGCTATTCTATCGCATTTAGTTAGATGTATAGGAAGTTCTTGTTCTTTGAGAGTTGATGATGAAAACGTGGTTAAACAAAGAGGTGGATGGTCTAGATCAAGGACCATGTCAGTCAGTTACGTTGGTACAACTTCACCACTCGAACCGAGAGGTTCAACGACTCAAATACCAGAAGAACTTACTTTAGATTATGCTGAAATCACTTCTATATCACCGTTACCACTTTGGACTCTCTTAATTGcagataaagaaacaaatgctGTGCAACAAAACGAAGATAAACAGgattataatgaattatttgatAGTACTTTGGAAGAAGGTGATTCGTTAGACGATATGTTAGATGAAGATTATGATTGTTCGCATCAAAAGGACAGACGAGCTTCGGTACCAGAAAGACAAGGAATATCTCATTTTGGTCCCAGACAGGGTAGAATGTTGTCGCGTCTTTTAACTCATACTCATTTACCTGGTCTATCTAGTCTTGACCAAATGCATCTTCTTGCATTAGCTGATACCGTGTCAACGTGTAATGTTGATTTTGCAGAACGTTTTGCAATAGATGCAGCTAAGAATGCaattgcaaaagaaaatttaacagGTATACCTGATGGTGAAGCAGTTTCTATGGATTCATTGGATGACTGTGGACTCAGATTCCTCTTGGCTATgaaacattataattatttaatacgttGTCTTCCATTGGCACAAAGAGCACAATTCCAAAAGCAAGGTATTTCATCTAACAACCTTGTATGGGCTTTTCATTCCGAGTCCGAAGAAGAATTACTAGGATTAATTCCATCATATGCAAAGGGACAACCCAAATGGTCTGTATTAAAAGAACTTGGTGTTGGTTGGTGGATTAGAagtaatattgtattaaaacgATGTATCGATAAGATCGCTAAAGCGGCATTTCAACAACATCAAGATCCTTTGGATGCtgctatttattatttagctatgaagaaaaagaatttagtATGGGGAttgtttagaaataaaaaagatgacaGAATGACCTCCTTCTTTGCAAATAACTTTACAGAAAACAGATGGAGAAAAGCAGCTTTGAAAAATGCATTTGCTCTACTTGGAAAACAAAGATTCGAACATGCTGCagcattctttttattagcaGGCGCGTTGAAAGATGCCATTGATGTATGCCTGGacaaattaaatgatatacaaCTTGCAATGGTTATTGCAAGACTTTACGAAGATGACACGACATCTCCACATATGAGAAGATTGCTTTATGAGGAAATTTTAGGGTGCGATAAAGACGGTCAAAATCAAGATATGAATAAATGTCATCCTGATCCTTTTCTACGAAGTATGGCACTTTGGATACTTAAAGATCATTCAGGATCTCTCAATACTTTGCTTTTGACTAATGTTGGTAGCATGCATCCACAATATAATGATGAGTCTGATAAACCTGAAGGTGCTAcag CAAATCCAAATGTCTTCaatttttacgtttatttacGTACACATCCATTATTAATTAGACAGTATATTGCTTCTACTGcacaagataaaaagaagggtCATTCTGTTGTTATATCAGGATTTAGTTATGGTACAGAGGTGAAAACCCAACCAGATAAACATCTAACGTTGGAAGACAGTATTACACCCTTAGAAAGACAATTATATTTCACTACTGCTCATGCTCATTTTAAAGCAGGCTGTCCCGCTCTTGCTCTTGAAGTTTTGTCTAAACTACCTAGTAAAGTTATGGACACAAATTGTGAAAATTCACCAA GTCTCTTGAATAGTCCAACCAAATCCAGGACACAGGATGTACAAATCGACACAGGGATTATCGTTTGGGGAGGAGAAACTAAACCAACTTCTGATACTCAAg AATCGGCTGCTTCTATTGATTGGGGAGTTACCAATTGGTCGCAACCTATTGTGCGACAAACTGAAGAATTAGTGTTGAACTGGGATGATGATAATGCCGATAACGAAGATGGCGATAGTCCTCCATTAAGCATGAAAATGGATGGAAATCAAAATGGCACTGTTAATAAATTAGACAAAGAAg aAGAACTAGCAAAACCTTCTGGGCAGTTAGACATTATGGCACaacaattaaaatttgtcgCTTGTTTAAAAATTCTCATGGAAGAATTATCGACATTAGCTACTGGCTTTGAAGTAGACGGAGGACAACTTAGGTATCAATTGTATGTGTGGCTGGAACGAGAAGTAGACGCTTTGAGACAACTTTGTAATTATAGTGTCAACACAGATGGAGATGCGAACAATACTTCagaat ATGAAGGTGGAATGGTAGATGATGTACCTCCATGTAGAGCTGGAGAACAACCAACACTGCATGAAATATTAGTTGCAGAAAAATTAGATTTTGAAGCTAAAGTACAAAGAGCTgctaaaaggaagaaatggtTGAAAG CTAATGAAACGTTGTTAAGaacattattatcatattgtTCTCTTCACGGAGCATCTGGTGGGGGTTTAGCATCCGTGAGAATGGAATTAGTACTTCTTTTACAAGAATTACAACAGGAGAAAACTCAACAACAATTACTTAGTCCACTTCCTTTCCCGACAACTCTTCCTTTATTAAGTGCGAGCGTTGCTTGTAATAAAACAGTAGTTGCTGATCCTGTTAGACATTTACAG TCTTTAGCACATGATATGTTACAAACATTAGTAGAATTACGAAATCCTCCGATGCCTAATAGAAATACATATTGCCGTGAAGTGTTTATAATGAGAGATTTAGCAGTTGCACTTAGTGCTTGTATTTATCAATCTTTATGCGATTCCGATACTTTTGTTATGAAACATCATCAACCAGATAG CTTCCCGGTAGTGGCAGAAATAGAAACATTTTCTGGTGGCCATTTAGTTGCTTCAAATCGTTATCATCGACGATATTCAACGGACGATGGAGTATGCATAACTACCTCACCCTCTAAGTGGCCCGGTGTTACAAATTTACGTGCTTTATTGGCACgcgaaaaagatgaagatacACCAAAATTAAACATTCTCCTTTGTGAAACTTTTGTAGCAACGTATATGAGTTTATTCGTTTATGCCTTATCAAGCTGTGATAGCCATATCTTATATAGACTTGTTGGCCAATGTTTTGACAATAGCACTTGGTCTTGCCTTTTTGGAGGTGGTGTCAAAAAACTATTGCGAGTAGCAAGTACGAGTAGTCAG AGTGCTAATACAAACGCTATAGAGAAAGCAGagatttcgaatgaaaatcaAAGTACTACTAGTGCTATGTGGAATACTATGACATCGCTTACTAAACAacgtatgaaattaaatatgaaattgttAGGACAATTCACTGGACAACAACCAAATATGAAGGAAGACAAACCGACTTACAGAGAACAATTTGTTTCACCTCAGATGAGCATGGTTTCGTATTTCCTAATGAAG CCACGTATAGAGAGTGAATATGCGGATGAAATAGATTATGATTCGTCAGATTCCGCTGTATCGGATTTAGATTCTTCCGAAGATGAGGAAGACGTGTTTGATACGAATTCGAAGCCAAAGAATAAACCAAAGGACAACATAGAACATTCTAATCCAAACTCTCACAGCTGGTGCATCATAAGATTAGCGATTgtcaaaatattacaaaaacaaTTGCAAGATTTCTTAAACGTTGCAGGCATAGAAATGCAag AATTACCAGTGAGTAGTCCATTAATTCACGGCACGTTAGGTATCGTAGCACAATGGCAGGAAACTTTAAGAGAGGAATTAGAATCAAAAGGACCCGCgcctataaattatatacccGGTTGTACACCAGATCCAGCACCCACACCTGGAAAGCCAGCTATTCATAAGTATCGTGCATTACTAGAGAAAGGAAACACGCCATTTAa TACCCGCATGGCATCCGCAGCTCCTGCAAATCGTTTATGGTGCTATTTAGTTAGACAAGAATTGGttcaagatatatttataagagcAGTCTTTGGAAAAAGGAGATCGTTATCATCTATTCTTGATAGCAATCAAACAGCTGTAGATAATTTAAATCGAGGCGAGGATAAAGGAAGTGACAGTGGTACAACAAGTGTAGCTGAACCTGTCAGAATTATTCACAAGGAACAAGATAGTATTAGTGCATTCTGCCTAAATCAg GTAAATGGAGGATTAATGGCTTTAGCCACTCCTCGTGAAGTTCAGGAAATGAATATATCATTACTCTTGGAACTTCCATCATGGCTAGAAGATGAATGTgaattcgatataattaatttaaataaacaacagGATGCAGAACCTGTGCAACCAACTAGCTTCTTAGTTATACAg aCAGCAGCTGATCGTCCATTACTTGCACAAAGTCCACAATCAAATAGTCCTCAACCTCAGTCAGGTATAGCAAGCCAAAGTGGCCGAGGTGCTAGTGTG ATGAAGGGGATGCCTGCTTTTCCTGGCTCCCACGACCTGCGTTTCTGTCAGTTTGTTGCTGATAGGAGCAAACACTTGTTGCAGCCG atTCTGAAGCATAAAATCGACGGTATTAGAAGGATTTCATCTCATCCACTTTTACCATTGT ACTTAACTGGATCACAAGATGGATCAGTCTCGTTATGGGAATGGGGTCACCAAACAGCTGTAGCAACACCAAGACCACCAGGTACATTCGCTAAAGTTACTCGCGTACGTTTCTCTCAACATGGTAACAAATTTGGAGTGGCTGACTCCGATGGACACTTAAGTTTATTCCAAGTAGCTTGCAGAGAAGGAACAGCACGTCCGTTCTTC AATTATCAGTGCCATAGTAAAGTAACAGCTGATTTCGTCTTTCTTGGAGCATGTAGTCTCGTAGCTACTGCAGGTCATGGTTCCGAAGGGCGCAATGTTGCACTTTGGGATACATTACTACCACAAAATAAATCTCTCATACAAG GTTTTACGTGTCACGAACAAGGAGCTAGTTCTCTCGTATTAGCACCACAACATCAGTTGTTGATAAGTGGTGGTAAAAAAGGAGATATCAATATATTCGATGTGCGACAAAGACAACAACGTCATAGATTCCAAGCACACGAATCTGCTATCAAATGTTTAGCTTTGGATCCACATGAGGAATTCTTTGTTAGCGGTGCCGGAGATGGAgatattaaa atatggGGATTAACCGTCCATTGTCTTCTACACTCTTTTCCTGCAGAACATCCACGATCtagttttttcaaaaatatcggACAG GGTGTTACACAATTACACGTAGACTCAGCAGGACGTCTATTTTCATGTGGAGCAGATGGTTCGATGAAAGTTCGTCAGTTACCAGAGCGTGACTGCGTTGTACACgcattatattag